One window of Hoplias malabaricus isolate fHopMal1 chromosome 16, fHopMal1.hap1, whole genome shotgun sequence genomic DNA carries:
- the LOC136672334 gene encoding mast cell protease 1A-like, which yields MSYSLCCLTENTNPPYCTMALLSLLLLAALLLNLSHSASVDVGIINGTEAKPHSRPYMVSLQVNERHHCGGFLVSEKFVMTAAHCWNTVPPLTAMLGAHNLENSKEGSIRMKVETYTAHPHYNPITLDNDIMLLKLKKTVPLGPTIKTIPIPKKEEDIPVGTKCSVAGWGQTGDNKSTSKRLMKTSITVTDCKGYDAQQRVCAVHPGGVCSGDSGGPLVFKNTAVGIVSFIVGKCETPLGPNGFVKISAFLPWIRSILDHV from the exons atgtcttatagtctttgctgtctcacag agaacacaaaccCTCCTTACTGCACCATggctctcctctctctgctccttcTGGCTGCTCTGCTGCTGAACCTCAGCCACTCTG ctAGTGTTGATGTTGGAATAATAAATGGCACAGAGGCTAAACCCCACTCCAGACCCTATATGGTGTCTCTCCAAGTAAATGAGCGTCACCACTGTGGTGGATTCCTTGTGTCTGAGAAATTTGTGATGACGGCTGCACATTGCTGGAACAC CGTACCTCCACTAACAGCAATGTTGGGAGCCCATAACCtggaaaacagtaaagaagGATCTATCAGGATGAAGGTGGAGACATACACAGCTCATCCGCATTACAATCCCATTACTCTTGACAATGATatcatgcttttaaag CTCAAGAAAACTGTACCACTGGGTCCAACAATCAAAACCATTCCCATCCCCAAAAAAGAGGAGGACATCCCAGTTGGTACCAAGTGCAGTGTAGCTGGATGGGGACAAACCGGTGACAATAAGTCCACAAGTAAACGTCTGATGAAAACAAGTATCACAGTCACAGATTGTAAGGGGTATGATGCACAACAGAGAGTGTGTGCAGTTCATCCAGGAGGAGTGTGCAGT GGAGATTCTGGAGGTCCTTTAGTGTTTaagaacactgcagtgggtaTTGTTTCTTTCATTGTGGGAAAGTGTGAGACACCATTGGGTCCAAATGGTTTTGTCAAAATATCTGCATTCCTGCCCTGGATCAGGTCTATTCTTGACCATGTGTAg
- the LOC136671996 gene encoding granzyme-like protein 1: protein MSIHHQVLLAAVFSALTYDATHGEEIINGKKVQKNSLQYMASVQNKGVHICGGFLIDPSYVLTAAHCDFGNNMSVILGTQNIAGNNLKRYMVKTKYKHQSYRSSRTGNDIMLLKLSKKVKQNKFVKTIKIQSKDKPVKPNAKCLVAGWGKTENQKRVDDLLMTYVPVINFNECQKEWNKVNVKLPDNVLCAGGYKTKSGACQGDSGGPLVCSDVAVGIVSFNYNGDCAYPNVPNIYTQISKFSTWIKDTIKKGV, encoded by the exons ATGAGCATACATCACCAAGTGCTTCTTGCTGCAGTTTTCAGCGCACTGACGTATGATG CCACACATGGAGAGGAGATCATTAATGGCAAGAAAGTCCAAAAGAACTCCCTGCAGTACATGGCATCGGTGCAGAACAAAGGGGTGCACATATGTGGAGGATTTCTCATAGACCCCAGCTATGTACTTACCGCGGCCCATTGTGACTTCGG GAACAACATGAGTGTGATCCTCGGCACTCAAAACATCGCTGGAAACAATCTGAAGAGATACATGGTGAAAACCAAATATAAACATCAATCTTACAGAAGTTCTAGAACTGGAAATGACATCATGCTTCTGAAG CTTTCAAAAAAAGTTAAACAGAACAAATTTGTGAAGACTATCAAAATCCAAAGCAAGGACAAACCAGTGAAGCCAAACGCTAAGTGCCTCGTTGCAGGATGGGGAAAGACTGAAAACCAAAAAAGAGTTGATGACCTTCTGATGACCTATGTACCAGTCATAAACTTCAATGAGTGCCAGAAAGAGTGGAATAAAGTCAACGTTAAACTCCCAGATAACGTGCTGTGTGCAGGTGGCTATAAAACCAAAAGTGGGGCTTGCCAG GGGGATTCAGGTGGGCCTTTGGTGTGCAGTGATGTAGCAGTGGGTATAGTCTCCTTCAATTATAATGGTGACTGTGCTTACCCAAACGTACCCAATATCTACACTCAGATTTCCAAGTTCAGCACCTGGATTAAGGACACGATTAAGAAAGGTGTTTAA
- the LOC136671994 gene encoding granzyme B-like isoform X2: protein MNILQQVLLAAAYSTVAYDATYGEDIINGKKAKKDAQKYMASVQINGKHKCGGFLISESYVLTAAQCDGSGRMSVILGTHSISGNNLKRCEVEKKHKLMSFKNEKTGDDIMLLKFSGCKVSKKSKYVKIIKIQRKDKAVKPRTKCLVAGWGKTEKQNTVNDLMVADVSIISLKDCQKQWKNMELPANVLCTGGKESKRGACQGDSGGPLVCGGVAVGIFSLNNQGCDDRDKTSVYTQISKYTNWIDKIINKVP from the exons ATGAACATACTTCAGCAAGTGCTACTTGCAGCTGCTTATAGCACAGTGGCGTATGATG CCACATACGGAGAGGACATTATTAATGGTAAAAAAGCCAAGAAGGATGCCCAGAAGTACATGGCTTCAGTACAGATCAATGGGAAACACAAATGTGGAGGATTCCTCATAAGTGAGAGCTATGTACTCACTGCTGCTCAGTGTGATGGCAG TGGGAGGATGAGTGTGATTCTGGGCACTCACAGCATCTCTGGAAACAATCTGAAGAGATGTGAAGtagaaaagaaacacaaactTATGTCCTTCAAAAATGAAAAGACCGGAGATGACATCATGCTTCTGAAG TTCTCAGGCTGTAAAGTTTCCAAAAAGAGTAAATACGTGAAGATAATCAAAATCCAAAGAAAGGACAAAGCGGTCAAGCCGAGAACCAAGTGCCTGGTTGCAGGATGgggaaagacagaaaaacagaacacagtAAATGACCTTATGGTGGCTGATGTGTCCATTATAAGTCTGAAAGACTGCCAGAAGCAGTGGAAAAACATGGAACTCCCAGCAAATGTGCTGTGCACAGGAGGCAAAGAGTCAAAAAGAGGGGCATGCCAG GGAGATTCAGGTGGGCCTTTGGTTTGTGGTGGTGTAGCGGTGGGCATCTTCTCCCTCAACAACCAAGGTTGTGACGATAGAGATAAAACCAGTGTCTACACTCAGATTTCAAAATACACCAACTGGATTGACAAAATAATCAACAAAGTTCCTTAA
- the LOC136671994 gene encoding granzyme B-like isoform X1, whose product MFQNTYEIMVISGHDSSFLVPATYGEDIINGKKAKKDAQKYMASVQINGKHKCGGFLISESYVLTAAQCDGSGRMSVILGTHSISGNNLKRCEVEKKHKLMSFKNEKTGDDIMLLKFSGCKVSKKSKYVKIIKIQRKDKAVKPRTKCLVAGWGKTEKQNTVNDLMVADVSIISLKDCQKQWKNMELPANVLCTGGKESKRGACQGDSGGPLVCGGVAVGIFSLNNQGCDDRDKTSVYTQISKYTNWIDKIINKVP is encoded by the exons ATGTTCCAGAATACCTACGAGATAATGGTCATTTCTGGCCATGACTCTTCATTTCTTGTTCCAGCCACATACGGAGAGGACATTATTAATGGTAAAAAAGCCAAGAAGGATGCCCAGAAGTACATGGCTTCAGTACAGATCAATGGGAAACACAAATGTGGAGGATTCCTCATAAGTGAGAGCTATGTACTCACTGCTGCTCAGTGTGATGGCAG TGGGAGGATGAGTGTGATTCTGGGCACTCACAGCATCTCTGGAAACAATCTGAAGAGATGTGAAGtagaaaagaaacacaaactTATGTCCTTCAAAAATGAAAAGACCGGAGATGACATCATGCTTCTGAAG TTCTCAGGCTGTAAAGTTTCCAAAAAGAGTAAATACGTGAAGATAATCAAAATCCAAAGAAAGGACAAAGCGGTCAAGCCGAGAACCAAGTGCCTGGTTGCAGGATGgggaaagacagaaaaacagaacacagtAAATGACCTTATGGTGGCTGATGTGTCCATTATAAGTCTGAAAGACTGCCAGAAGCAGTGGAAAAACATGGAACTCCCAGCAAATGTGCTGTGCACAGGAGGCAAAGAGTCAAAAAGAGGGGCATGCCAG GGAGATTCAGGTGGGCCTTTGGTTTGTGGTGGTGTAGCGGTGGGCATCTTCTCCCTCAACAACCAAGGTTGTGACGATAGAGATAAAACCAGTGTCTACACTCAGATTTCAAAATACACCAACTGGATTGACAAAATAATCAACAAAGTTCCTTAA
- the micos13 gene encoding MICOS complex subunit MIC13: protein MAARIFPVLKLFTKVGIAGGAVYVAHDSGLLGGSEEGSVALNKAKAAIPPAVEEWTKYFGFELPAAPKIEFSPVDTWNSGVQKSIHALSVAPTVACDYTSQGWQYLKGLAK, encoded by the exons ATGGCTGCCAGGATTTTCCCCGTATTGAA ACTTTTCACCAAAGTGGGCATTGCTGGAGGAGCTGTTTATGTGGCCCATGATTCTGGTCTACTTGGAGGGAGTGAAGAGGGCTCTGTGGCCCTGAACAAAGCTAAAGCGGCTATTCCCCCTGCTGTGGAAGAATGGACAAAGTACTTCGGCTTTGAA CTTCCTGCAGCACCAAAAATAGAGTTTTCTCCAGTCGATACATGGAACTCAG gaGTACAGAAGTCCATCCATGCTCTTTCAGTTGCTCCAACTGTTGCGTGTGACTACACAAGCCAAGGCTGGCAATACCTGAAGGGCTTGGCTAAATGA